The Cetobacterium sp. 8H DNA window AAAATTAACATTAGCTTTAATCAAATCAAAGTTTGAAAATGGTGATGTCTCAAAAGTTCTTCCAAAGATGAAAGAAGTTAAAGGTAGAGACAAGATAAAAATAGGAAAATATTTTGAAGTTGAGTTTGTTGGAGTGACACACTCAATAGCAGATGCCTATGCTATTGTAGTAACAACACCAGCAGGAAGAGTAATGTATACAGGAGATTTCAAAATTGATTTAACTCCAGTAGATGGAGATGGAGTAGATTTTTTAAGACTTGCTCAAATAGGAGAAGAAGGAGTAGATCTATTATTATCAGATTCAACTAACTCTGAAATAGATGGATTCACACCGTCGGAAAGAACAGTTGGGGAAGCTTTTAAAGTTGAATTTACTAAAGCCAAAGGAAGAATAATTGTTGCAGCATTCGCATCACATATACATAGATTGCAACAAATTGTAAATATAGCTCACGAACATGGAAGAAAGATAGCAATAGATGGTAGAAGCTTGGTAAAAGTATTTGATATAGCTTCATCATTAGGATATTTAAAACTTCCAGAAAACATAATGATAAATTTATCAGATGTTGATAAAATGAAAGATAATAAAGTTGTAATTTTGTGTACTGGAACTCAAGGAGAGCCAATGGCTGCACTTTCAAGAATTGCAAAAAATATGCATAAGCATACAAAAGTAAAAGAAGGAGATACAGTAATTATCTCTGCAACACCAATTCCAGGAAATGAAAGAGCTGTTTCTAACAATATAAATAGTCTGTTGAAATATGAAGCAGAAGTTGTATTTAAAAAAATAGCTGGAATACACGTATCTGGACATGCGAGTAAAGAAGAGCAGAAGTTAATGTTAAACTTAATTAAGCCGAAAAACTTTATGCCAGTGCATGGGGAATTTAAGATGTTAAAAGCACATAAAGAAACAGCTATTGAAACAGGAATTCCAAAAAATAATATAGTTATTGCAACAAATGGAAGTAAAGTAGAAGTTACTAAAACGAGTGCAAAAGTAAAAGGAAAAGTAAATGCAGGAGCTACACTTGTTGATGGTTTAGGAGTTGGAGATATCGGACACATAGTTTTAAAAGATAGACAACAACTATCACAAGATGGAGTTGTAATAATTGTATTTACAATGAATAAAGAAACAGGAAAAATTGTAAGCGGACCTGATATTGTAACAAGAGGTTTCGTGTATTCTAGAGACTCTGAAGTTATATTAAATGAGGCAAATGATCACATAAAAGTAAAACTGAAAGAGTTTGAAGAAAATGGTATAAAAGATTGGACAACTATAAAAAATAGTGTTAGAGATATTGCTAGTAAGTTTTTCTATAATAGAATAAAAAGAACCCCTGTAATCTTACCAATCATTATGGATATATAAAAAGAATTTAAGAAGTAAAGAGGAGAAAAAATGAATTTAACAAGTAAAAAAAGAGCATTTTTAAAAAAGAGAGCTCACAATTTAGATCCAATATTTAGAATAGGAAAAGAAGGATTTTCAGAAGCTTTAGCTCAAGGAGTAGCAGATGCAATAGGTCCAAGAGAATTAATAAAAGTAAAAATTCTTCAAAACTCAGAAGTAGAAAAAAAGGAAGTTGCTTATCAAATTGCTGATGCAATTGGAGCAGAAGTAGTTTCAATAATAGGAAGAACTATAACTTTCTATAAAGAAAGTGAAGAAAAACCTTCAATATCTTTAGAATTAAAAGGAATAAAGTAAAAAAATAGAGAGTGGGGAAAACTATGGAAAAAGGAATAATTTTAGGAAATAAAATTCTAGATGTAGTATTTATAGCTTGGTTTATAGCCCAGTTTTATAAAGTGATAATAACAATATTTATAGATAAAAAATTAAATATTAAAAGAATCTTTGAAACTGGAGGAATGCCAAGCTCCCACTCTTCAACAATGGCATCACTAAGTACAGCAGTTGGTATTGCTCACGGAACACAGAGTACAGTTTTTGCAATTTCTTTAGTTTTAGCAGGAGTTGTTATGTACGATGCTGCAGGAATAAGAAGAGCTGCTGGAAAACATGCAGGGTTATTAAATACTTTATTAGATAGGTTTGCAGCTAAAGTGGGGGAAAAGTTACATGATGGTAAATTAAAAGAACTTTTAGGACACAGTCCTATGGAAGTTTTAGTGGGGGCTATATTAGGAGTGGTTG harbors:
- a CDS encoding divergent PAP2 family protein, translated to MEKGIILGNKILDVVFIAWFIAQFYKVIITIFIDKKLNIKRIFETGGMPSSHSSTMASLSTAVGIAHGTQSTVFAISLVLAGVVMYDAAGIRRAAGKHAGLLNTLLDRFAAKVGEKLHDGKLKELLGHSPMEVLVGAILGVVVAFLFKGYIQA
- the yhbY gene encoding ribosome assembly RNA-binding protein YhbY gives rise to the protein MNLTSKKRAFLKKRAHNLDPIFRIGKEGFSEALAQGVADAIGPRELIKVKILQNSEVEKKEVAYQIADAIGAEVVSIIGRTITFYKESEEKPSISLELKGIK
- a CDS encoding ribonuclease J; this encodes MNLENIAEKEKDTVKKKPKRKKYYNKPKSTEKKVEEIKVDETKVQEVKKVVTQKDEQAPKKKIHKKIEKIEKIEKVEEDKKVSTKSEKEEKMYVIPLGGLDEVGKNMTLVQYRDEIIIIDSGVTFPDDGLLGIDLVIPDFSYIESNRDKVKGLFITHGHEDHIGSVPYLYQKIDKNIPVHGGKLTLALIKSKFENGDVSKVLPKMKEVKGRDKIKIGKYFEVEFVGVTHSIADAYAIVVTTPAGRVMYTGDFKIDLTPVDGDGVDFLRLAQIGEEGVDLLLSDSTNSEIDGFTPSERTVGEAFKVEFTKAKGRIIVAAFASHIHRLQQIVNIAHEHGRKIAIDGRSLVKVFDIASSLGYLKLPENIMINLSDVDKMKDNKVVILCTGTQGEPMAALSRIAKNMHKHTKVKEGDTVIISATPIPGNERAVSNNINSLLKYEAEVVFKKIAGIHVSGHASKEEQKLMLNLIKPKNFMPVHGEFKMLKAHKETAIETGIPKNNIVIATNGSKVEVTKTSAKVKGKVNAGATLVDGLGVGDIGHIVLKDRQQLSQDGVVIIVFTMNKETGKIVSGPDIVTRGFVYSRDSEVILNEANDHIKVKLKEFEENGIKDWTTIKNSVRDIASKFFYNRIKRTPVILPIIMDI